TTTTTTCGATTTCCTGGCCGGCGGGGAAACCGGAAGTCCGGACCTCCCTGCACCGGAATGAGGTAAATCAAGTATAAATCAGATCATCAGGGCGAATACCGGGTCCGGTTTATTCGGCCTGAGGTGCTCATCTGGTCCGTTTTTTCCAGGCAGGGACCTCAAGATTAACGATCTCTTTCACCAAATAATACCGTTTCGATTCGAAATAACAGCTTCAATCGAATAAATCAGTTTAAGCATCCGCCTCTATTTACCGGGGAAATCCACTTTGCTTTTTGCCTTAATTCCGCTACATTTGGCTGAATGAGAACCCTGATTGCCTTCCTGTTTCCCGTGCTGCTGATCAGCTGCAATGAGAATTCCCTGATCCGGTACCAGATGCTGACCGGAGAACCCCGGCAATATGAAAAAGCAGAATTTCACATCTCGGTGGCTGATACCTTCGCCCGGGGGTATGATAGCAGGGAGGTGGCACTGGACATGGTCCTGGAATCCCCCGCGGGAAAGAAGCTGTTGCTGCCTGCATGGTGGGAAGGCCAGGGAGACGGTGCTTCCATATGGAAGGCCCGCTTCACCCCGCAGGAGCCGGGGGAATACAGGTACCACTTCCGCCTCAGCCGGGCAGGGCAGGACCTGTATGAGACAGAAAGCGGCGGCTTTTTTGCCGATACCTCGGGCAGGGATGGCTTCCTGCACACCGGCGGACTCTGGACCCTGGTATTTGACTCGGGGAAACCCTTCAGGGGCATCGGCGAAAACGTGGCCTGGGAGTCCAGGTCCTTCGAAGATCCGAAGTACAGTTATGATTACCTGCTGGCCAGCCTGTCCCGGAACGAAGCCAATTTCTTTCGGGTCTGGATGTGCCCCTGGAATTTCCCGGTAGCCTGGCCACAGGTGAGTAACACAGACCGCTATGCATCCTCGGAGCATGTTTATAACCCGGACGGGATCAGGCGGCTCGATGAGGTGGTGGAGATGATCGACAGCCTTGACCTTTACATGATGCTGGCCTTCAATCACCATGGCGGGATCATGGAAGGCGGGGGATGGGAACTGAACCCTTACAATGCGGTCAATGGCGGACCCGCGGCCACGCCGGCGGAATTTTTTACCTCCCCGGAGGCCGGGGCCCGGTTCAGAGACCAGCTCCGCTACATCGTGGCCAGGTGGGGATACAGCCCGCACATCGGTGCCTGGGAGTTTTTCAACGAGGTGGACAATGCCGTATTCACAAGCAGCGACAGCATCCGCATTCCCCACGAAGCCGTAGCGGACTGGCACCGCGAAATGGCTGCCTACCTGAAAAGCATTGACCCTTACGGGCATATCGTGACCACGAGCGTGTCGCACCGGGAAATCGAGGGCATGTATGCCCTGGAGGAGCTGGACCTGAACCAGATGCATGTGTACAAACGGACTAAACAGATTCCGGAAGAGATCCTCCTGTATACCGGAAAGTACAAAAAACCCTTCAGCTGGGGAGAATTCGGCTATGAATGGGACTGGAACAAGGACTTCTCCGGTTTTGCAGAGGAAATGGACAACGATTACCGGACCGGCCTGTGGTACGGGCTCTTCCACCCCACACCCATTCTCCCCATGACCTGGTGGTGGGAGTTCTTCGACGAGCGGAATATGACCCCCTATTTCAGGAGCGTGGCGGAGATCAACAAGCTGATGCTGGAATCCGGGCAGGGTTCTTTCGACCTGTTGGAGGCGCAGGCCGGAATGGCCGAGGCCTACGCGGTCCGCTGCGGCGAAACCCTGTTTGCCTACCTCCTGAATGATTCGGGCATGGCATTCAGCGGAGAAGCAGAGATCAGCCTGCCCGGCGGGGACATGGAATATTCGGTGCGGTCCTATGATCCTGAAACCAGGGAATTCCTAAACGCGGGGCCATGCCGGTCCGCCGGCGGAAAGCTGGTGATTCCCGGAATCAAACTGGAAAACAGGCAGTCGAGGATCTTCATCCTTACCAGGGAAGGCCAGGAATGACTGAAAACACACAAGCCCGTCAGCAAAGACATGGACACTGCGGGTACATAACAGTATTCTCTGCTTCCGGCAGGACCAATAAAACTAACTGAATTTACCCTCAAATACCAGACAGAGAGGAAATTCCAGCGCAGTCCGTTTTTTCATTGTGCCTGTATTTTATTAAAAATATCACTACTGTCCGACTAAAATAACATAAAAAAGAGAAGGGTACTCCCCGGAGGTTTCCCCTTCATGTTGTAGTTTTGTTTTTGGGAAATAAAACACAACATGAGTAAAAATACAGAAATAAAATTTGTCGGACAGCCGATCTTCAAACAGATAGTGAATTTGACAGAAGCAGTGAACATAGAGAGCTTGGTAAGGAAGCACAACAGCGATTATTACTACAAGGCATTCAAGAGCAGGACCCACTTGCTCACGATGTTGTTTGGGATACTTAGCCGTTGCGACTCAATGACCGAGA
Above is a genomic segment from Bacteroidales bacterium containing:
- a CDS encoding DUF4372 domain-containing protein, producing MSKNTEIKFVGQPIFKQIVNLTEAVNIESLVRKHNSDYYYKAFKSRTHLLTMLFGILSRCDSMTEICEGMRALGGKLNHLGLKNAPAKSTACDGLRNRDNRFFEDLYFGLVK
- a CDS encoding DUF5060 domain-containing protein, coding for MRTLIAFLFPVLLISCNENSLIRYQMLTGEPRQYEKAEFHISVADTFARGYDSREVALDMVLESPAGKKLLLPAWWEGQGDGASIWKARFTPQEPGEYRYHFRLSRAGQDLYETESGGFFADTSGRDGFLHTGGLWTLVFDSGKPFRGIGENVAWESRSFEDPKYSYDYLLASLSRNEANFFRVWMCPWNFPVAWPQVSNTDRYASSEHVYNPDGIRRLDEVVEMIDSLDLYMMLAFNHHGGIMEGGGWELNPYNAVNGGPAATPAEFFTSPEAGARFRDQLRYIVARWGYSPHIGAWEFFNEVDNAVFTSSDSIRIPHEAVADWHREMAAYLKSIDPYGHIVTTSVSHREIEGMYALEELDLNQMHVYKRTKQIPEEILLYTGKYKKPFSWGEFGYEWDWNKDFSGFAEEMDNDYRTGLWYGLFHPTPILPMTWWWEFFDERNMTPYFRSVAEINKLMLESGQGSFDLLEAQAGMAEAYAVRCGETLFAYLLNDSGMAFSGEAEISLPGGDMEYSVRSYDPETREFLNAGPCRSAGGKLVIPGIKLENRQSRIFILTREGQE